The following proteins come from a genomic window of Pseudomonas putida:
- a CDS encoding pantoate--beta-alanine ligase — translation MNTVKTVRELRAAVARARGEGKRIGFVPTMGNLHSGHAALVSKAAQRADFVVASIFVNPLQFGANEDLDKYPRTLAADQERLVQAGCNLLFAPTVEEMYPDGMSVQTRVSVPQLSEGLCGASRPGHFEGVATVVNKLFNMVQPDLAVFGEKDYQQLAVIRAMVRDLNMPIQIIGEPTVRAEDGLALSSRNGYLTPEQRAAAPALYRTLQHIAVGIGRGQRDFAALVAEGQAQLSAAGFRPDYLEVRHAVSLRPAVIDDRDLVVIAAAYLGNTRLIDNLYLHVEEKTA, via the coding sequence ATGAATACAGTCAAGACCGTCCGCGAACTGCGCGCGGCAGTGGCCCGCGCTCGCGGTGAAGGCAAACGCATCGGTTTCGTGCCGACCATGGGCAACCTGCACAGTGGCCACGCAGCCTTGGTATCCAAGGCGGCGCAGCGCGCCGATTTCGTGGTCGCCAGCATCTTCGTCAACCCGCTGCAATTTGGCGCCAACGAAGACCTCGACAAATACCCACGCACCCTGGCAGCCGACCAGGAGCGCCTGGTGCAGGCCGGCTGCAACCTGCTGTTCGCGCCCACCGTAGAAGAGATGTACCCCGACGGCATGAGCGTGCAAACCCGTGTCAGCGTGCCCCAGCTTTCCGAAGGCCTGTGCGGCGCCAGCCGGCCTGGGCACTTCGAGGGTGTGGCCACCGTAGTGAACAAGCTGTTCAACATGGTCCAGCCAGACCTCGCCGTGTTCGGCGAAAAGGACTATCAGCAGCTGGCGGTGATCCGCGCCATGGTGCGCGACCTGAACATGCCGATCCAGATCATCGGCGAACCCACTGTGCGTGCCGAGGATGGCCTTGCGCTGTCATCGCGCAATGGTTACCTCACGCCAGAGCAGCGTGCTGCTGCGCCAGCGCTGTACCGCACGCTGCAACACATCGCAGTGGGCATCGGCCGTGGCCAGCGGGATTTTGCCGCGCTGGTCGCTGAAGGCCAGGCACAACTGAGCGCAGCGGGTTTCCGCCCGGATTACCTGGAAGTACGCCATGCCGTAAGCCTGCGCCCGGCAGTGATCGATGATCGAGACCTGGTGGTGATTGCGGCGGCTTACCTGGGTAACACGCGGTTGATCGACAACCTCTACCTGCATGTGGAAGAGAAGACCGCATAA